TCTTACAGCTTACTTAATCAGAGAAACTACATTCCTGCATTAAAAACAAGAAAAGCTTTTCCCTTACAATAACTTTATCCTTTATATTTACCCTTAACTAGTTTTTCGCTTGCTGACCACTAGTTGTTGCTTCTGCAGTATTAGTTGCTTCTACAGATTTATCTTCTTGTTTAACTGTAGCAAGAGCCTCATTTATTGTTTTTAAACCACTATCAACTGTATTCCTTATTGCTATTATTAGAGTGCTTAAAATCTTGTTCACTGCGCTTGCTGCTGCACTATTTATCGTCGTTACAGCCGCATCTTCATTGTTTTTAATAGAAAATGTACCATTCTTAGCCATTGCTCGCAGTGCAATGCCTGCAGCAATAACTGCGTCTTTTTTTGCTCCATCTTTAATCTCTTTTTTATTATCTTTAGCTGGAGCAACTGCAATCTCAGCTGCATCTGTTGCTTTTTCAATTCCATCAGTACTATTTGCAACAGGATTTTCCTTAGATTGTACTATAGCTTGCAAGATATCAGCACCTGTCACTGCTCCTATTGACGCTGCAGCTGCTTGAGCTGCCGCATTATCAGCTCTATTCGCATCAGTGGTTGCGGTAAATAATTTACCAATATCTTTCTTACTATCATCTTTAGTAGCATCAGCATCTGCCTTACCTTCCTTCAAGACTACCCCAACTATTTCTTTAATTCCTTTAACAAGAGAATTGACACTTGTTGCTTCTCCAGGTACAGCATCACCATTCTTAACAGTATTCCCAATAATAACATCACCAGTAGCCCCTTTAGATGCTTCTTTTGCTCCTTTCTCGATCTTTCCTAAGATTGCAACAAATTCGTCAACAGCTGTCTTTACCTTTGGATAGTTACCATTCTTAGCAACTTCATCTTGCAACTTCTTTTTAACTGATGTCATAGTGCTCTCAATATCAGTAAAATACTTCCCTATATCACTTTTCTTAGTATCTGCCTTAATACCAAAAGCTCCAGTAACCATATCTCCAAAAGTCACAAAAACATCTAAAAATCCTTTCCCTAAATTAGCTATAGATGTTAAATACACAGTTTTAGGATCTTCCGCAACCCCACCGCTATTACAGCTTACTAATACCATAAATAAAGTCATTATTATTGCACTTATTCTTTTTCTCATTTTTTTACGTGCCTCCTTTATTGCTCTATTTAAGTAAAAGAGCCGGATATAAATAAGGAAATACCTCTCATGCATCAAGAAAGATAGAGCATTCTACTTAAATGACTTTATTTGATTATGTATTTCTTATTAATTATCAGTTACTAACAGTAGATTTAGGGACACTCTGATAAGGCCTTATAGGGATATCATTAGCATTAATTTTTATAGCTTCTTTAACTGTTTTAAGTACTTCATCAAGAGTTTTCTTTATCGCAATAATTAGGGTATCTAATGCCTGAATCACTACACTTACTGCCGCTCCTTCAAATGCAAGCACAACATCATTAAATTCAGTATTAGCAACACCACCCTTAGCTCATTGAACGCTATAGCTCCTGCTACAACTGCATCTTTGGGAACAACACTAACAACAGCTTTTCCTTCTTTAAGTATTACGTCTACAATTGCCTTAATTCCCTTTATTGGGTTTGTAACATCGCCAGCAGCACCCCCCCACAGCAGAGTTAGCAACATTACCAATCGGGTCACTATCAGTACCAATAGCCTCACTTGCTTTGCTACGTCAATGATCTTATCAAGCATGTCATAACTAGTTTGTTTGCTGCGGTTTCTGATTTTTAGCTTGGTCTTAACCTGCCCTTGACTTTAAAATGCAAATGACTCAAATCCTTCAAACATTTTTTTATTAAAATGGGTTTACTTTTTAGTTACAATTGCGTTATTATAAATGACAGTAACTCATAAACAAGGGGATTAAAC
Above is a genomic segment from Borrelia hermsii DAH containing:
- a CDS encoding variable large family protein; the protein is MRKRISAIIMTLFMVLVSCNSGGVAEDPKTVYLTSIANLGKGFLDVFVTFGDMVTGAFGIKADTKKSDIGKYFTDIESTMTSVKKKLQDEVAKNGNYPKVKTAVDEFVAILGKIEKGAKEASKGATGDVIIGNTVKNGDAVPGEATSVNSLVKGIKEIVGVVLKEGKADADATKDDSKKDIGKLFTATTDANRADNAAAQAAAASIGAVTGADILQAIVQSKENPVANSTDGIEKATDAAEIAVAPAKDNKKEIKDGAKKDAVIAAGIALRAMAKNGTFSIKNNEDAAVTTINSAAASAVNKILSTLIIAIRNTVDSGLKTINEALATVKQEDKSVEATNTAEATTSGQQAKN